A genomic stretch from Nocardia wallacei includes:
- a CDS encoding ABC transporter ATP-binding protein produces the protein MRRILRLMLLAAGDYRDEFRRTLWWAFLGSVTQAAAYATLIPLLYELSRPEVNATAAWSWFGVLVACYVVQAVFHYGQLRFEFGRWADVLAGARLRLGEKLRTMPQAELERRAAGDLTTVIGGNVANATMSSSSMALLFIQMVTVPAVIGVVIVCVDWRLGAVLAVSIPFAVLFVRRIQQISGAGSRRLDAADAAAASRVVEYVQGLPVLRATGQVGSSSQRLVETLEEQNEAMSAMQKRLTWPGLLASSVVQLCLVGMVALGAALVLDVRMSAALLIAVVAAAVRFAEPMSTMSNLSAIFEITDAALERVGEVLDTPALPVGDPAARITGYDIEFDDVHFGYAGGSAVLRGVSFTAPARSLTALVGPSGSGKTTVTRMLTRYADPDSGSVRIGGLDLRQVDPVEIYRHIAVVFQDVYLFDDTIRANIAIAAPEATQAEIEAAARAANVHTFVERLPHGYDTRVGEIGGALSGGERQRISIARAILKNAPIVLLDEPTAALDTESEVYVQDAIDALVAEKTVIVIAHRLSTVVAADQILVLEDGRVSERGTHDELLARDGRYSAMWSAQTKARHWRVAASA, from the coding sequence ATGAGAAGAATCCTGCGGCTGATGCTGCTCGCCGCCGGGGATTATCGGGACGAATTCCGCCGCACCCTGTGGTGGGCGTTTCTCGGTTCGGTCACCCAGGCCGCGGCCTACGCCACACTGATCCCGCTGCTGTACGAGCTGAGCCGGCCGGAGGTGAACGCCACCGCCGCGTGGAGCTGGTTCGGTGTCCTGGTGGCCTGCTACGTGGTTCAAGCCGTATTCCATTACGGCCAACTGCGATTCGAGTTCGGCCGCTGGGCCGATGTGCTCGCCGGCGCGCGGCTGCGGCTGGGGGAGAAATTGCGGACCATGCCGCAGGCCGAACTCGAGCGCCGGGCCGCGGGCGACCTCACCACGGTGATCGGCGGCAATGTCGCCAACGCGACGATGAGTTCGTCCTCGATGGCACTGTTGTTCATTCAGATGGTGACGGTCCCGGCGGTCATCGGCGTGGTCATCGTCTGCGTCGACTGGCGCCTGGGAGCCGTTCTCGCCGTGTCGATTCCGTTCGCGGTGCTGTTCGTCCGGCGGATCCAGCAGATCTCGGGCGCGGGCTCGCGCCGGCTCGACGCCGCCGACGCCGCGGCCGCGAGCCGGGTGGTCGAATACGTGCAGGGTCTGCCGGTGCTGCGCGCGACCGGACAGGTCGGCAGCTCGTCGCAGCGGCTGGTCGAGACCCTCGAGGAGCAGAACGAGGCCATGTCCGCAATGCAGAAGCGGCTGACCTGGCCGGGGCTGCTGGCATCCAGCGTCGTGCAGTTGTGCCTGGTGGGGATGGTGGCGCTCGGTGCGGCCCTGGTGCTCGATGTGCGGATGTCCGCGGCGTTGCTGATCGCCGTGGTGGCCGCGGCGGTGCGATTCGCCGAGCCGATGTCGACCATGTCCAATCTGTCGGCGATCTTCGAGATCACGGACGCGGCGCTGGAACGTGTCGGTGAGGTGCTGGACACCCCGGCGCTTCCGGTCGGCGACCCGGCGGCCCGGATCACCGGCTACGACATCGAGTTCGACGACGTGCACTTCGGTTACGCCGGCGGGTCCGCGGTCCTGCGCGGGGTGTCGTTCACCGCTCCGGCGCGTTCGCTCACGGCGCTGGTGGGTCCGTCGGGATCGGGCAAGACGACGGTGACCAGGATGCTCACCCGCTACGCGGACCCCGACAGTGGCAGCGTCCGCATCGGGGGCCTGGACCTGCGGCAGGTCGACCCCGTGGAGATCTACCGGCATATCGCGGTGGTCTTCCAGGACGTGTACCTGTTCGACGACACCATCCGCGCCAATATCGCGATCGCCGCGCCGGAGGCCACCCAGGCCGAGATCGAGGCCGCGGCCCGTGCCGCCAATGTGCACACCTTCGTCGAACGGCTGCCGCACGGCTACGACACCCGGGTCGGCGAGATCGGCGGGGCGCTGTCCGGTGGTGAGCGCCAGCGCATTTCGATCGCCCGCGCGATCCTGAAGAACGCGCCGATCGTCCTGCTGGACGAACCGACCGCCGCGCTGGACACCGAGAGCGAAGTCTATGTCCAGGACGCCATCGACGCGCTGGTCGCGGAGAAGACGGTGATCGTGATCGCGCACCGCCTCTCCACGGTGGTCGCGGCCGATCAGATCCTCGTCCTGGAGGACGGCCGGGTGAGCGAGCGCGGCACCCACGACGAACTACTGGCACGCGACGGCCGATACAGCGCCATGTGGTCCGCGCAAACCAAGGCACGCCATTGGCGGGTCGCCGCCTCGGCATAG
- a CDS encoding salicylate synthase: protein MNPPTTLGPGYARTVRQHHADPLTLAAAVAASGQLTDYVVYEQPGRWYVAGNPIGAVTVRRDHVHSTLGGDRLESWSGTPWERIRAALDRAPVPRWRAYGWACFELYRPDTVGPDDVLAHFMVPGVELEITETAVVTHSVGAPFDLDLPDAAAWASTPTPTAVPVDAVDSDYLRRVRLALDRIHDGEFDKVIMSRRVELPFAVDMPATYAAIRRMNTPARSFLLDLGGWQAAGVSPETVLEADGTGLVTTQPLAGTRARTGDAARDEGLRRDLLSDPKEIYEHATSVRLAYTELDGIGSATRVGEFLTVKERGSVQHLASRVETLLRADRTCWDALAAVYPAITASGIPKAAACAAIGDLEPGTRGLYSGAVVRADSTGNLDAALVLRAVYQRDGRSWLRAGAGVVTGSTPEREHEETCEKLACVAPYLVPAHPTT from the coding sequence ATGAACCCACCCACCACCCTCGGCCCCGGCTACGCGCGGACCGTGCGGCAGCACCACGCCGACCCGCTGACCCTGGCGGCCGCCGTCGCGGCCTCCGGACAGCTCACCGACTACGTCGTCTACGAACAGCCGGGACGCTGGTATGTGGCCGGAAATCCGATCGGCGCGGTGACCGTCCGCCGCGACCACGTGCACAGCACCCTCGGCGGTGACCGCCTCGAATCCTGGAGCGGCACACCGTGGGAGCGGATCCGGGCGGCGCTGGACCGGGCGCCGGTACCGCGCTGGCGGGCCTACGGCTGGGCGTGCTTCGAGCTGTACCGCCCGGACACCGTGGGCCCGGACGACGTCCTCGCCCACTTCATGGTGCCCGGCGTGGAACTGGAGATCACCGAAACCGCCGTGGTCACCCACAGTGTCGGCGCGCCGTTCGACCTGGACCTGCCCGATGCCGCCGCTTGGGCGTCCACGCCCACGCCCACGGCGGTGCCGGTGGACGCGGTCGACTCCGACTATCTCCGGCGGGTGCGACTCGCGCTGGACCGGATTCACGACGGCGAGTTCGACAAGGTGATCATGTCGCGCCGGGTGGAGCTGCCGTTCGCGGTGGACATGCCGGCCACCTACGCGGCGATCCGCCGGATGAACACCCCGGCCCGCTCCTTCCTGCTGGATCTGGGCGGCTGGCAGGCCGCCGGGGTCAGTCCGGAAACCGTGCTCGAAGCCGACGGCACCGGGCTGGTCACCACGCAGCCACTGGCCGGTACGCGCGCCCGCACCGGCGACGCCGCGCGCGACGAAGGTCTGCGGCGGGATCTGCTCAGCGATCCGAAGGAGATCTATGAGCACGCCACCTCCGTGCGGCTGGCCTACACCGAACTCGACGGTATCGGCAGCGCCACGCGGGTCGGTGAATTCCTCACCGTCAAGGAGCGCGGCAGCGTGCAGCACCTCGCGTCGCGCGTGGAGACGCTGCTGCGCGCCGATCGGACCTGCTGGGACGCGCTCGCCGCCGTCTACCCGGCCATCACCGCCTCCGGCATCCCCAAGGCGGCCGCATGCGCCGCGATCGGCGACCTCGAACCCGGTACGCGCGGCCTCTACAGCGGTGCCGTCGTGCGAGCCGACAGCACCGGAAACCTCGATGCCGCACTGGTTCTGCGCGCCGTGTACCAACGCGACGGCCGCAGCTGGCTACGGGCGGGAGCGGGTGTCGTCACCGGCTCGACCCCCGAACGCGAGCACGAGGAGACCTGCGAGAAACTCGCCTGCGTCGCGCCCTACCTCGTCCCCGCCCACCCCACAACCTGA
- a CDS encoding NAD(P)/FAD-dependent oxidoreductase, with the protein MTPPTDTPYDVAILGAGIAGSTLATILARHGLEVLLIDAGVHPRFVVGESTIPHATATMHVLAERYDIPEFKALANFEDTAEHVAKTCGQKQNFGFVYHEQGRPADPAKANQVVLASGYRRAEAHWFRQDIDSYVFHLAVRYGAVPRLNTRIHDIDIDADRGAELRTASGETFNARYLVDATGFRSVLAERFGLREQPTRARTHSRSLFTHMIGVEPFDEVAPVRYGQPSRWHNGTLHHIFDGGWLWVIPFDNNDRSTNPLCSVGLTLTGDAVTEDRDAPEREFADFLERFPAVAKQFESAAAVRPWVSTGRLQYSASGTVGDRFCLTAQSAGAIDALFSRGLANSFQTVNALAWRIIEAARDDDWSTARFAGLDALQQRMFDVHDDLAYSSYVGFRDYALWDAIFRVWHTYSFYSDAALEHTLSRYVAGQDDQVFRTLERGDSALAQAIRGLLTTARETCEAVERGELSPAAAATAIIDRINRERFFPDYLPHGNPELRYVDISQDKAMEFMRWSRTEAPRWITQTFA; encoded by the coding sequence ATGACACCCCCGACCGACACCCCCTACGACGTCGCCATCCTCGGAGCCGGGATCGCGGGTAGCACCCTGGCGACGATCCTGGCCCGCCACGGCCTCGAGGTGCTGCTCATCGACGCGGGCGTACATCCGCGCTTCGTGGTCGGCGAATCCACCATTCCGCACGCGACGGCCACGATGCACGTGCTGGCCGAGCGCTACGACATCCCGGAATTCAAGGCGCTGGCCAACTTCGAGGACACCGCCGAGCATGTCGCCAAGACCTGCGGGCAGAAGCAGAACTTCGGCTTCGTCTACCACGAGCAGGGCCGCCCGGCCGACCCGGCCAAGGCCAACCAGGTAGTCCTGGCCTCCGGTTACCGCCGCGCCGAAGCGCATTGGTTTCGCCAGGACATCGACTCGTACGTGTTCCATCTCGCCGTGCGCTACGGCGCGGTGCCCCGGCTGAACACCCGAATCCACGACATCGACATCGACGCGGATCGTGGCGCGGAGTTGCGCACGGCATCCGGCGAGACGTTCAACGCCCGATACCTGGTGGACGCCACCGGTTTCCGCTCCGTGCTGGCCGAGCGGTTCGGGCTGCGCGAACAACCCACGCGGGCGCGCACCCACTCGCGCTCGCTGTTCACCCACATGATCGGCGTCGAGCCCTTCGACGAGGTCGCCCCGGTGCGATACGGCCAGCCGAGCCGGTGGCACAACGGCACCTTGCACCACATCTTCGACGGCGGCTGGCTCTGGGTCATTCCGTTCGACAACAACGACCGTTCGACGAACCCGCTGTGCAGTGTGGGTCTCACCCTGACCGGGGACGCGGTGACCGAGGACCGCGACGCGCCCGAGCGGGAGTTCGCCGACTTCCTGGAGCGATTCCCGGCCGTGGCGAAGCAGTTCGAGTCCGCGGCGGCCGTGCGGCCGTGGGTGAGCACCGGGCGGCTGCAGTACTCCGCCTCCGGCACGGTCGGTGACCGCTTCTGCCTGACCGCACAGTCCGCCGGAGCGATCGACGCGCTGTTCTCCCGGGGGCTCGCGAACTCCTTCCAGACCGTGAACGCGCTGGCCTGGCGGATCATCGAGGCGGCCCGCGACGACGACTGGTCGACCGCGCGGTTCGCCGGTCTCGACGCCCTACAGCAGCGGATGTTCGACGTGCACGACGATCTCGCCTATTCGTCGTACGTCGGCTTCCGCGACTACGCGCTGTGGGACGCGATCTTCCGGGTGTGGCACACCTACAGCTTCTACTCCGACGCCGCGCTGGAACACACGCTGTCCCGGTATGTCGCCGGTCAGGACGATCAGGTGTTCCGGACCTTGGAGCGCGGCGATTCCGCACTGGCCCAAGCCATTCGGGGCCTGCTGACCACCGCGCGCGAGACCTGCGAGGCGGTCGAGCGGGGTGAGCTGTCCCCCGCGGCCGCCGCGACAGCGATCATCGACCGGATCAACCGCGAGCGGTTCTTCCCCGACTACCTGCCCCACGGCAATCCCGAACTGCGCTACGTCGATATCAGCCAGGACAAGGCGATGGAGTTCATGCGGTGGTCCCGCACCGAGGCACCCCGGTGGATCACCCAGACCTTCGCCTGA
- a CDS encoding cytochrome P450 family protein has translation MLDKPRPIVVDLLAEDFHERAHTLYDELRAQSPVTLVELPEQPGRGFWMVTGYAAAKAALHDTRLANDPRTLLSPAQRAARAAAQLPGAPHTMLLSDPPEHTRLRRAAQQAFTSRSVTALRPTVIRHAERLLGAAEQTAAAGDGTVDLLHAYAYPLSLTVLGEILGFPEAWHPGLHVLAVRAASASTPLSAPDPELRAQLEGYARDLILLKRDDPGDDLVSRLVHPASGRDTLSNGELMAMLGLLMAAGFETSASLIASAALTLLTHPEQWAALRADPELSAAAVEETMRYWGPVESATARYAVEPFELAGRHIGTGERVLVFPAAANRDPAHIPDPHRFDIHREPRPHLGFSGGIHNCLGAALARTEVTVALTTMVARWPALRLAADPAELRWRPGMGLRGLRRLPVRP, from the coding sequence ATGCTCGACAAACCCCGCCCGATCGTGGTGGACCTGCTGGCCGAGGATTTCCACGAACGAGCCCACACCCTCTACGACGAACTACGCGCGCAGTCCCCGGTCACCCTCGTCGAACTGCCCGAGCAACCGGGGCGAGGGTTCTGGATGGTCACCGGATACGCGGCGGCCAAGGCCGCGTTGCACGACACCCGGCTCGCCAACGATCCGCGCACGCTGCTGTCCCCCGCGCAGCGCGCGGCACGGGCCGCGGCCCAGCTGCCGGGCGCCCCGCACACCATGCTGCTGTCCGACCCGCCGGAGCACACCCGGCTGCGCCGCGCCGCGCAGCAGGCGTTCACGTCCAGGTCGGTGACGGCCTTGCGCCCCACCGTGATCCGGCACGCCGAACGACTGCTGGGCGCGGCGGAGCAGACGGCAGCGGCCGGTGACGGCACCGTGGATCTGCTGCACGCCTACGCCTATCCGCTGTCGCTGACCGTGCTCGGCGAGATTCTCGGCTTCCCCGAGGCGTGGCATCCCGGCCTGCACGTCCTCGCGGTGCGGGCGGCGTCCGCCTCCACCCCACTGTCGGCCCCCGATCCCGAATTGCGCGCGCAACTCGAGGGCTACGCCCGCGACCTGATCCTGCTCAAGCGCGACGACCCCGGCGACGATCTGGTCAGCAGGCTGGTGCATCCGGCGTCCGGCCGGGACACGCTGTCGAACGGCGAACTGATGGCCATGCTCGGCCTGCTCATGGCCGCCGGTTTCGAGACCTCCGCCAGCCTGATCGCCAGCGCGGCACTGACCCTGCTCACCCACCCCGAGCAGTGGGCGGCCCTGCGCGCCGACCCCGAATTGTCCGCTGCCGCAGTCGAAGAGACCATGCGCTACTGGGGCCCGGTGGAATCGGCGACAGCGCGCTACGCGGTCGAGCCGTTCGAACTCGCCGGCCGCCACATCGGCACGGGCGAGCGGGTGCTGGTGTTCCCGGCCGCCGCCAACCGCGACCCGGCCCATATCCCCGATCCCCACCGCTTCGATATCCATCGCGAGCCCCGCCCCCATCTCGGGTTCAGCGGCGGCATCCACAACTGCCTCGGGGCCGCCCTCGCGCGCACGGAGGTCACCGTCGCGCTCACCACAATGGTCGCGCGCTGGCCCGCGCTGCGCCTGGCCGCCGACCCCGCCGAATTGCGCTGGCGCCCAGGCATGGGACTGCGCGGCCTGCGCCGCCTGCCGGTGCGGCCCTGA
- a CDS encoding methyltransferase, whose protein sequence is MAAHLRLMNMMFGTICSQVVGTAARLGLADHLGDAERGYTELAEATGTHPGSLARLLRALAALELVVETRPGTFRLGEAGQPLRTDRPDSQAAAVLLFTDPALLDSWKLTEEAVRTGQPTFEGLYGVDFFGFLATKPELSERFNATMRQVSLPIAQLVPVSYDFTRHHTVVDIGGGDGTLLSEILRGTTTLRGILFDSVTGVAEAAATLGAAGVADRCRVESGDFFTAVPEGGDAYVLKNILHDWDDDRCVTILERCRTVIPEHGRLLIVESVLPDVVDTSNPAPYLTDISMLVNMGGQERTRAEYESLCRRAGFTVTAMHPTILPTSYSLIEATPA, encoded by the coding sequence ATGGCAGCTCATCTGCGACTGATGAACATGATGTTCGGGACGATCTGCTCCCAGGTGGTCGGCACCGCCGCCCGCCTCGGACTCGCCGATCATCTGGGTGACGCCGAACGCGGCTACACCGAACTGGCCGAGGCCACCGGCACCCACCCCGGCTCGCTCGCCCGGCTACTGCGGGCCCTGGCCGCCTTGGAGCTGGTCGTCGAAACCCGGCCGGGCACATTCCGTTTGGGCGAGGCGGGCCAGCCACTGCGCACCGACCGCCCCGACTCTCAGGCCGCGGCGGTACTGCTGTTCACCGACCCCGCCCTGCTGGACTCCTGGAAACTGACCGAGGAGGCGGTTCGCACGGGGCAGCCGACCTTCGAGGGGCTGTACGGTGTCGACTTCTTCGGCTTCCTCGCCACGAAACCCGAGCTGTCCGAGCGGTTCAACGCGACCATGCGGCAGGTCAGCCTGCCCATCGCGCAACTTGTCCCGGTGAGCTACGACTTCACCCGGCACCACACCGTCGTCGACATCGGCGGCGGCGACGGTACCCTGCTGTCGGAAATCCTGCGCGGCACAACCACTTTGCGCGGCATCCTGTTCGACTCGGTGACCGGCGTCGCCGAGGCCGCCGCCACCCTCGGCGCCGCGGGCGTCGCCGACCGCTGCCGCGTCGAGTCCGGTGACTTCTTCACCGCCGTCCCCGAGGGCGGCGATGCCTACGTACTCAAGAACATCCTGCACGACTGGGACGACGACCGCTGCGTGACCATCCTCGAGCGGTGCCGCACGGTGATTCCGGAGCACGGGCGGCTGCTGATCGTGGAATCCGTCCTGCCCGACGTGGTCGACACCTCGAACCCGGCCCCGTACCTCACCGATATCAGCATGCTCGTCAATATGGGCGGGCAGGAACGCACCCGCGCCGAGTACGAAAGCCTCTGCCGCCGTGCCGGTTTCACGGTCACCGCGATGCACCCGACCATCCTGCCCACGTCGTACTCGCTGATCGAGGCAACACCGGCCTGA